Proteins encoded by one window of Lathyrus oleraceus cultivar Zhongwan6 chromosome 1, CAAS_Psat_ZW6_1.0, whole genome shotgun sequence:
- the LOC127125695 gene encoding serine/arginine-rich splicing factor SR45, with the protein MAKPGRGRRSPPSGSVSGSSSLSSSSRSSSRSRSRSRSFSSSSSRSSKSRSRSPPPQRRKSSTEPARRGRSPALPPPPQSKKASPPPRKPSPVRESLVLHVEKLSRNVNEGHLKEIFSNFGEVVSVELVMDRAVNLPKGYGYVHFKTRGEAEKALNFMDGAQIDGNVIKARFTLPPRHKVSPPPKASALAPKRDAPRTDNAGADVEKDGPKRPRESPPRRKLPPSPRRRSPVPRRAGSPRRPESPRRRADSPVRRRLDSPYRRGAGDTPPRRRPVSPGRGRSPSPPPRRLRSPARVSPRRVRGSPGPGRRRTPPPPPRRRSPPRRARSPPRRSPVGRRRSRSPIRRSARSRSRSFSPRRGRPPVRRGRSSSYSDSPSPRKVSRRSKSRSPRRPLKGRASSNSSSSSSPPPARKP; encoded by the exons ATGGCGAAACCTGGGAGAGGTCGTCGCTCACCACCGTCGGGTTCCGTCTCCGGATCTTCCTCTCTCTCATCCTCTTCTCGTTCCTCTTCTCGCTCTCGTTCTCGCTCCAGATCCTTCTCTTCCTCCTCCTCCCGCAGTTCCAAGAGCCGCAGCCGGAGTCCTCCTCCTCAGAGAAGGAAAAG TTCCACTGAACCAGCTAGGCGAGGTCGATCTCCTGCTCTTCCTCCCCCTCCTCAGTCTAAGAAAGCTTCTCCTCCCCCAAG GAAACCTTCTCCTGTACGCGAGTCTCTTGTACTGCACGTTGAAAAACTCAGCAGGAATGTCAATGAAGGCCATTTGAAAGAAATCTTCA GTAATTTTGGTGAGGTTGTAAGTGTGGAGTTGGTGATGGATAGAGCT GTTAATCTTCCAAAAGGATATGGGTATGTGCATTTCAAGACAAGAGGAGAAGCTGAAAAAGCATTAAATTTCATGGATGGT GCCCAAATAGATGGCAATGTCATTAAGGCAAGATTTACTCTACCTCCAAGGCACAAAGTTTCACCACCTCCAAAAGCTTCTGCTCTTGCTCCAAAGAGAGATGCACCTAGGACTGACAATGCTGGTGCAGATGTTGAAAAAGATGGGCCAAAGCGTCCAAGAGAAT CCCCTCCTCGGAGAAAACTTCCTCCCTCACCACGAAGAAGATCTCCTGTGCCTCGAAGAGCTGGATCTCCAAGACGACCAGAATCTCCTCGACGCCGTGCAGATTCTCCTGTCCGTCGTCGATTAGATTCTCCTTATCGCCGTGGAGCTGGAGACACACCTCCTAGGAGGAGACCTGTGTCTCCTGGTAGAGGTCGTTCTCCATCTCCCCCACCTAGGCGCTTGAGATCCCCTGCAAG AGTCTCACCTCGAAGAGTGCGTGGAAGCCCAGGCCCAGGTCGGAGACGTACTCCTCCTCCACCTCCAAGACGCCG TTCACCTCCCAGAAGAGCTCGTAGTCCTCCTAGAAGATCTCCAGTTGGTCGTAGGCGTAGTCGCTCTCCAATACGTAGATCTGCACGCTCTCGCTCAAGATCGTTCTCACCTCGCCG AGGTCGGCCACCTGTGAGACGGGGAAGATCATCATCTTACTCTGATTCACCAAGTCCTCGTAAG GTATCCCGGAGATCAAAGAGTCGAAGTCCAAGAAG GCCTTTGAAAGGAAGAGCTAGTAGCAACAGTAGCAGCAGCAGCTCACCACCTCCAGCCCGCAAGCCATAG